Proteins co-encoded in one Arachis stenosperma cultivar V10309 chromosome 7, arast.V10309.gnm1.PFL2, whole genome shotgun sequence genomic window:
- the LOC130941380 gene encoding uncharacterized protein LOC130941380 isoform X1 — MCRCHAGTCYCCCLPSSSLLPHPSLSSNTARVVAAGIVALFSISLPVLLIGSTPSTPAFSPASLPPASLSLASLFASCCCPFSSLAVHSLPSLSCSWLLSLEKSRGGFDPFVCRVPSRKKRRRMEGAKRLQGNSLSLFSEGIGFVLLRWSALRDAVENQWGGPDSRLKADNLATDILSWFTQSREPLYIDDLEDKLYDGMISLNVVVEDGSTEEVAENLMVMHEECLEGNFVTIERYRQAIVNQAAHPRAVPQIVNDEDEEDDDVQSGQNGESSARQATSSNMDVDIPKSESNMSSSNMRIDDEPLKKDAGEAEDGWVVVSKKKNKVRKN; from the exons ATGTGTAGGTGTCATGCTGGAACTTGCTACTGCTGCTGCCTAccttcttcttctctgcttCCTCATCCATCTCTGTCTTCCAACACCGCAAGAGTCGTCGCCGCCGGCATTGTTGCTCTGTTTTCTATCTCTCTTCCTGTGCTGCTAATCGGTTCAACTCCTTCAACTCCTGCGTTTTCGCCCGCGTCGCTGCCACCAGCATCTCTGTCACTCGCGTCTCTATTCGCCTCTTGTTGCTGCCCTTTCTCGTCCCTT GCAGTTCACAGCCTTCCTTCCCTGTCTTGCAGTTGGTTGCTCTCGCTAGAGAAGAGCAGAGGCGGGTTTGATCCTTTTGTGTGCAGGGTTCCATccagaaagaagagaagaagaatggaGGGTGCGAAACGGTTACAAGGAAACTCATTATCACTTTTCAGTGAAGGCATTGGCTTTGTTTTGTTGCGTTGGTCCGCTCTTCGTGATGCCGTCGAGAACCAGTGGGGTGGCCCTGACTCCCGCCTCAAGGCCGATAACCTCGCCACCGATATCCTCTCCTGGTTCACTCAATCCAGAG AACCGCTTTATATTGATGACTTGGAGGACAAACTCTATGATGGGATGATTTCGCTCAATGTAGTGGTTGAGGATGGCAGCACTGAAGAG GTAGCTGAAAATCTAATGGTTATGCACGAGGAATGCTTAGAAGGAAACTTTGTGACCATTGAGCGTTATAGGCAGGCCATTGTTAACCAAGCTGCACATCCTCGTGCAGTGCCACAG aTTGTGAATGATGAGGATGAGGAAGATGATGATGTCCAAAGTGGTCAAAATGGTGAAAGTAGTGCTAGGCAAGCCACTTCTTCAAACATGGATGTGGACATTCCAAAATCTGAGTCAAACATGAGTTCATCTAACATGCGGATTGATGATGAGCCTCTCAAAAAGGATGCAGGTGAAGCAGAGGATGGATGGGTTGTagtttcaaagaaaaaaaataaggttAGAAAAAATTAG
- the LOC130941379 gene encoding tubby-like protein 8, whose product MNTMKKGGCQKSSISGQPYSSLYFNPLNENGDEDEVRQKRTRTRSCSDYGLRRLASGFEDDSNKENNAAIINGSSISLSLPAPKIRKHFPSKSTDTILKPSSLQLCMQMNEPERAFGSSNIWDYADSDAAPASSWSTLPNRSLICRPLPIDIGRCTCLILKEPTPQGHGTLYSLYTYEGQGRQNRKLAVAHHKRRNGKSHFTVAQNVKGLLSNSDDTFLGTMTANLIGSKYHIWDQGYRPNSRNTQPKLPLAVVTYIPTVATCTGSHRRMRAYIPKHQSLSLKNVTQLQHIKGLPLDWEEKWDTVHQLFSKVPLYNKISKQFELDFRDKGKAELRIQRSVKNFQLTLEENGKQTILQLGRVGKSKFVMDYRYPLTGYQAFCMCLASIDTKLCCTV is encoded by the exons ATGAATACGATGAAGAAAGGCGGTTGCCAGAAATCTTCAATTTCAGGGCAGCCTTACAGTTCGCTGTATTTCAATCCGCTGAATGAAAATGGGGATGAGGATGAGGTGAGACAGAAGCGCACCCGCACGCGTAGCTGCAGCGACTACGGCCTTCGCAGGTTAGCCTCCGGCTTTGAGGACGATAGCAACAAGGAAAACAACGCCGCCATCATCAATGGctcttctatttctctttctCTGCCCGCTCCTAAGATTAGGAAGCACTTCCCATCAAAGTCCACAGACACGATCTTGAAGCCGTCGTCGCTCCAGTTGTGCATGCAGATGAACGAGCCTGAGAGGGCTTTTGGCTCTTCCAATATCTGGGACTATGCTGACTCCGACGCAGCTCCTGCGTCTTCCTGGTCCACTTTACCTAACCGCTCTTTGATCTGCAGGCCCTTGCCCATTGATATTGGAAGATGTACATGCCTTATTCTGAAGGAGCCCACTCCACAAGGCCATGGCACTCTCTATTCTCTTTATACCTAC GAAGGTCAGGGACGCCAGAATAGGAAATTAGCAGTGGCCCATCACAAGCGCCGGAATGGCAAATCTCACTTCACAGTAGCTCAGAATGTAAAAGGACTCTTATCCAATTCAGATGATACTTTCCTTGGGACCATGACAGCTAACCTCATCGGCTCAAAATACCATATCTGGGATCAG GGATATCGACCTAATTCCCGCAATACGCAACCGAAATTACCTCTTGCTGTAGTGAC GTATATACCAACAGTAGCAACATGTACCGGAAGTCACAGACGCATGAGAGCATATATCCCCAAGCATCAATCTCTGTCACTGAAGAATGTCACACAG TTACAACATATTAAAGGGTTGCCATTGGATTGGGAGGAGAAATGGGACACAGTGCATCAACTATTCTCAAAGGTTCCACTTTACAACAAG ATTTCAAAGCAATTTGAGCTTGACTTTAGAGATAAAGGAAAGGCAGAACTTAGAATCCAAAGATCGGTGAAAAATTTCCAGCTCACTTTAGAG GAGAATGGGAAGCAGACGATCCTGCAACTAGGCAGGGTGGGAAAATCAAAATTCGTTATGGACTACAG ATATCCACTGACAGGCTACCAAGCTTTTTGCATGTGTCTGGCTTCCATTGATACAAAGCTTTGCTGCACAGTGTAG
- the LOC130940146 gene encoding fasciclin-like arabinogalactan protein 3 — protein MATTAACSWSILVSVMAVLVILPSPGTCFDITKLLSRYPTFSSFSNYLAQTQLAEEVNKRAAITVLAVDNAGIAPLSGKSMDLIKKLLSLHVILDYFDVQKFQHIGNRTVTATTLFQTTGQAQDMQGFLQITNVATGGAVIFTSASDLKAPGVNLIKAIAAQPYNISVVQVSTILMPPSITGDGTGNSGNGNGTANATSPTQPVIPVPVNPPAVSPVPPKFPAPVPVQSPVPVVSPVPVKSPVPVLSPVPVVSPVPVLSPVPVVSPVPVVAPVPEKSLVPVVSPVPVVAPVPVNSPVPVASPVPVVSPVPVVSPVPVVSPVPVVSPVPVVSPVPVASPVPAVSPIPVSSPVPTVSPVPVVSPVPVVSPVPVASPAPVTSPAPEVSPAAVMPKPVAPSPSEDEGNNGSNSGVAFDGVNMALSIALTLFGIYLSHYTY, from the coding sequence ATGGCTACTACTGCGGCGTGTTCATGGAGTATATTGGTATCGGTAATGGCGGTGCTGGTAATATTGCCATCGCCAGGGACGTGCTTTGACATAACAAAGCTACTATCGCGATACCCGACATTCAGCAGCTTCAGCAACTATTTGGCGCAGACACAGTTGGCAGAGGAGGTGAACAAGAGGGCAGCCATAACGGTGTTGGCGGTGGACAATGCCGGGATAGCGCCCTTGTCGGGGAAATCCATGGACCTCATAAAGAAGCTCTTGAGCCTGCACGTCATACTTGACTACTTTGACGTCCAGAAGTTCCAGCATATTGGGAACAGAACCGTCACCGCCACCACTCTCTTCCAAACAACAGGCCAAGCCCAAGACATGCAGGGATTCTTGCAGATTACCAACGTTGCCACCGGGGGGGCCGTCATCTTTACCTCCGCCTCCGACCTAAAAGCTCCAGGCGTCAATCTCATCAAAGCCATTGCCGCACAACCTTACAACATATCGGTGGTGCAAGTTAGCACCATCCTCATGCCCCCCAGTATCACCGGAGATGGAACTGGAAATAGTGGAAACGGAAACGGAACTGCAAATGCCACCTCTCCAACCCAACCTGTCATCCCCGTTCCTGTTAATCCTCCCGCAGTGTCACCAGTTCCACCTAAATTTCCCGCCCCGGTTCCAGTTCAGTCCCCCGTGCCTGTAGTTTCCCCAGTTCCAGTCAAGTCTCCGGTGCCTGTTTTGTCTCCTGTCCCAGTAGTGTCGCCGGTGCCTGTTTTGTCTCCTGTCCCAGTAGTGTCGCCGGTGCCGGTGGTTGCACCGGTTCCAGAAAAGTCCCTCGTGCCCGTAGTGTCTCCAGTGCCGGTGGTCGCACCGGTTCCAGTGAATTCCCCGGTTCCGGTAGCATCTCCCGTTCCCGTAGTATCACCAGTTCCGGTAGTGTCACCAGTGCCGGTAGTCTCACCAGTTCCGGTAGTGTCACCAGTCCCGGTAGTGTCACCGGTGCCGGTAGCATCGCCCGTTCCAGCAGTGTCCCCAATTCCCGTATCATCGCCCGTGCCAACAGTGTCACCGGTTCCAGTAGTATCGCCTGTTCCCGTGGTGTCACCAGTGCCAGTAGCTTCGCCGGCTCCAGTAACATCGCCAGCTCCAGAAGTATCACCGGCAGCTGTGATGCCTAAGCCTGTGGCCCCAAGTCCTTCAGAAGATGAGGGAAATAATGGTTCTAATTCGGGGGTAGCTTTTGATGGTGTGAATATGGCTTTGTCAATTGCCCTTACTTTGTTTGGTATCTATCTCTCTCACTATACATATTGA
- the LOC130941380 gene encoding uncharacterized protein LOC130941380 isoform X2: MEGAKRLQGNSLSLFSEGIGFVLLRWSALRDAVENQWGGPDSRLKADNLATDILSWFTQSREPLYIDDLEDKLYDGMISLNVVVEDGSTEEVAENLMVMHEECLEGNFVTIERYRQAIVNQAAHPRAVPQIVNDEDEEDDDVQSGQNGESSARQATSSNMDVDIPKSESNMSSSNMRIDDEPLKKDAGEAEDGWVVVSKKKNKVRKN, translated from the exons atggaGGGTGCGAAACGGTTACAAGGAAACTCATTATCACTTTTCAGTGAAGGCATTGGCTTTGTTTTGTTGCGTTGGTCCGCTCTTCGTGATGCCGTCGAGAACCAGTGGGGTGGCCCTGACTCCCGCCTCAAGGCCGATAACCTCGCCACCGATATCCTCTCCTGGTTCACTCAATCCAGAG AACCGCTTTATATTGATGACTTGGAGGACAAACTCTATGATGGGATGATTTCGCTCAATGTAGTGGTTGAGGATGGCAGCACTGAAGAG GTAGCTGAAAATCTAATGGTTATGCACGAGGAATGCTTAGAAGGAAACTTTGTGACCATTGAGCGTTATAGGCAGGCCATTGTTAACCAAGCTGCACATCCTCGTGCAGTGCCACAG aTTGTGAATGATGAGGATGAGGAAGATGATGATGTCCAAAGTGGTCAAAATGGTGAAAGTAGTGCTAGGCAAGCCACTTCTTCAAACATGGATGTGGACATTCCAAAATCTGAGTCAAACATGAGTTCATCTAACATGCGGATTGATGATGAGCCTCTCAAAAAGGATGCAGGTGAAGCAGAGGATGGATGGGTTGTagtttcaaagaaaaaaaataaggttAGAAAAAATTAG